The following proteins are co-located in the Phyllostomus discolor isolate MPI-MPIP mPhyDis1 chromosome 1, mPhyDis1.pri.v3, whole genome shotgun sequence genome:
- the ZBTB1 gene encoding zinc finger and BTB domain-containing protein 1 isoform X2 — MAKPSHSSYVLQQLNNQREWGFLCDCCIAIDDIYFQAHKAVLAACSSYFRMFFMNHQHSTAQLNLSNMKISAECFDLILQFMYLGKIMTAPSSFEQFKVAMNYLQLYNVPDCLEDIQDADCSSSKCSSSASSKQNSKMIFGVRMYEDTVARNGSESNRWCAEPSSTVNTPHNREPDEESLQLGNFPEPLFDVCKKSSVSKLSTPKERVSRRFGRSFTCDSCGFGFSCEKLLDEHVLTCTNRHSYQNTRSYHRIVDVRDGKDGSIKAEFGEKDSSKTFSAQTEKYRGDTSQAADDSTSTTGSRKSSTVESELASEEKSRAAERKRIIIKMEPEDIPTDELKDFNIIKVTDKDCNESTDNDELEDEPEEPFYRYYVEEDVSIKKSGRKTLKPRMSINADERGGLENMRPPNNSSPVQEDTENASCELCGLTITEEDLSSHYLAKHIENICACGKCGQILVKGRQLQEHAQRCGEPQDLTMNGLGNTEEKMDMEENPDEQSEIRDMFVEMLDDFRDNHFQINSIQKKQLFKHSACPFRCPNCGQRFETENLVVEHMSSCLDQDMFKSAIMEENERDHRRKHFCNLCGKGFYQRCHLREHYTVHTKEKQFVCQTCGKQFLRERQLRLHNDMHKGMASGEIGPSKPLEK, encoded by the coding sequence ATGGCAAAGCCCAGCCACAGCAGCTACGTCCTTCAGCAGCTAAACAACCAAAGGGAGTGGGGCTTTCTCTGTGACTGTTGTATTGCGATTGATGACATTTACTTTCAAGCACACAAAGCTGTGCTAGCTGCTTGTAGCTcctattttagaatgtttttcatGAACCATCAGCATAGTACTGCGCAACTGAATCTCAGCAATATGAAAATTAGTGCTGAGTGTTTTGATCTCATTTTGCAATTTATGTATTTAGGGAAAATTATGACAGCTCCCTCCAGTTTTGAGCAGTTTAAAGTGGCAATGAATTACCTACAGCTGTACAACGTTCCCGACTGCTTAGAAGACATACAGGATGCAGATTGTTCTAGTTCAAAATGTTCATCTTCTGCTTCTAGCAAACAGAACAGCAAAATGATATTTGGGGTAAGAATGTATGAAGATACTGTGGCTAGAAATGGCAGTGAATCCAATAGGTGGTGTGCAGAGCCAAGTTCAACAGTAAATACACCACATAACAGAGAGCCTGATGAAGAGTCTTTACAATTGGGTAATTTTCCTGAACCACTATTTGATGTATGTAAAAAAAGCTCTGTGTCCAAATTATCTACTCCAAAAGAACGTGTGTCACGACGCTTTGGACGAAGTTTTACCTGTGATAGTTGTGGATTTGGCTTTAGCTGTGAAAAATTATTAGATGAGCATGTGCTAACCTGTACTAACAGACATTCATACCAAAACACGAGATCCTACCACAGAATAGTAGACGTTAGAGATGGAAAAGATGGTAGTATCAAGGCTGAATTTGGTGAAAAGGATTCTTCTAAGACGTTTTCTGCACAGACAGAAAAATACAGAGGAGACACAAGCCAGGCTGCTGATGATTCAACTTCAACCACTGGAAGCAGAAAGAGTAGCACAGTGGAGTCTGAACTAGCCAGTGAAGAAAAAAGCAGAGCTGCTGAGAGGAAAAGAATCATTATCAAGATGGAGCCAGAAGACATTCCTACAGATGAACTGAAAGACTTCAACATTATTAAAGTTACTGATAAAGATTGCAATGAATCCACTGACAATGATGAGTTAGAAGATGAACCTGAAGAGCCATTTTATAGATATTATGTCGAAGAAGATGTGAGTATTAAAAAGAGTGGTAGGAAAACTCTAAAACCTCGGATGTCAATAAATGCTGACGAAAGAGGTGGTTTAGAAAATATGAGGCCTCCTAACAACAGTAGTCCAGTACAAGAAGATACTGAAAATGCATCTTGTGAGCTGTGTGGACTCACAATAACCGAGGAGGACTTGTCATCTCATTACTTAGCCAAACACATCGAAAATATCTGTGCATGTGGTAAATGTGGACAAATACTTGTGAAGGGCAGACAGCTCCAGGAACATGCTCAGAGATGTGGAGAACCCCAAGATCTGACAATGAATGGGTTAGGAAATACTGAGGAGAAAATGGACATGGAAGAGAATCCTGATGAGCAGTCTGAAATAAGAGATATGTTTGTTGAAATGTTGGATGATTTTAGGGACAATCATTTCCAGATAAACAGTATCCAAAAAAAGCAGTTATTTAAACATTCTGCCTGCCCTTTTCGGTGTCCTAATTGTGGCCAGCGTTTTGAAACTGAAAATCTAGTGGTTGAACATATGTCTAGCTGCCTAGACCAAGATATGTTTAAGAGTGCCatcatggaagaaaatgaaagagatcaCAGACGAAAGCATTTCTGTAATCTCTGTGGAAAAGGATTTTATCAGCGATGTCACCTAAGAGAACACTATACTGTTCATACGAAGGAAAAACAGTTTGTGTGCCAGACATGTGGAAAGCAGTTTTTAAGAGAACGTCAGTTGCGACTGCACAATGATATGCACAAAGGCATGGCCAG
- the ZBTB1 gene encoding zinc finger and BTB domain-containing protein 1 isoform X1, with amino-acid sequence MAKPSHSSYVLQQLNNQREWGFLCDCCIAIDDIYFQAHKAVLAACSSYFRMFFMNHQHSTAQLNLSNMKISAECFDLILQFMYLGKIMTAPSSFEQFKVAMNYLQLYNVPDCLEDIQDADCSSSKCSSSASSKQNSKMIFGVRMYEDTVARNGSESNRWCAEPSSTVNTPHNREPDEESLQLGNFPEPLFDVCKKSSVSKLSTPKERVSRRFGRSFTCDSCGFGFSCEKLLDEHVLTCTNRHSYQNTRSYHRIVDVRDGKDGSIKAEFGEKDSSKTFSAQTEKYRGDTSQAADDSTSTTGSRKSSTVESELASEEKSRAAERKRIIIKMEPEDIPTDELKDFNIIKVTDKDCNESTDNDELEDEPEEPFYRYYVEEDVSIKKSGRKTLKPRMSINADERGGLENMRPPNNSSPVQEDTENASCELCGLTITEEDLSSHYLAKHIENICACGKCGQILVKGRQLQEHAQRCGEPQDLTMNGLGNTEEKMDMEENPDEQSEIRDMFVEMLDDFRDNHFQINSIQKKQLFKHSACPFRCPNCGQRFETENLVVEHMSSCLDQDMFKSAIMEENERDHRRKHFCNLCGKGFYQRCHLREHYTVHTKEKQFVCQTCGKQFLRERQLRLHNDMHKGMARYVCSICDQGNFRKHDHVRHMISHLSAGETICQVCFQIFPNNEQLEQHMDVHLYTCGICGAKFNLRKDMRSHYNAKHLKRT; translated from the coding sequence ATGGCAAAGCCCAGCCACAGCAGCTACGTCCTTCAGCAGCTAAACAACCAAAGGGAGTGGGGCTTTCTCTGTGACTGTTGTATTGCGATTGATGACATTTACTTTCAAGCACACAAAGCTGTGCTAGCTGCTTGTAGCTcctattttagaatgtttttcatGAACCATCAGCATAGTACTGCGCAACTGAATCTCAGCAATATGAAAATTAGTGCTGAGTGTTTTGATCTCATTTTGCAATTTATGTATTTAGGGAAAATTATGACAGCTCCCTCCAGTTTTGAGCAGTTTAAAGTGGCAATGAATTACCTACAGCTGTACAACGTTCCCGACTGCTTAGAAGACATACAGGATGCAGATTGTTCTAGTTCAAAATGTTCATCTTCTGCTTCTAGCAAACAGAACAGCAAAATGATATTTGGGGTAAGAATGTATGAAGATACTGTGGCTAGAAATGGCAGTGAATCCAATAGGTGGTGTGCAGAGCCAAGTTCAACAGTAAATACACCACATAACAGAGAGCCTGATGAAGAGTCTTTACAATTGGGTAATTTTCCTGAACCACTATTTGATGTATGTAAAAAAAGCTCTGTGTCCAAATTATCTACTCCAAAAGAACGTGTGTCACGACGCTTTGGACGAAGTTTTACCTGTGATAGTTGTGGATTTGGCTTTAGCTGTGAAAAATTATTAGATGAGCATGTGCTAACCTGTACTAACAGACATTCATACCAAAACACGAGATCCTACCACAGAATAGTAGACGTTAGAGATGGAAAAGATGGTAGTATCAAGGCTGAATTTGGTGAAAAGGATTCTTCTAAGACGTTTTCTGCACAGACAGAAAAATACAGAGGAGACACAAGCCAGGCTGCTGATGATTCAACTTCAACCACTGGAAGCAGAAAGAGTAGCACAGTGGAGTCTGAACTAGCCAGTGAAGAAAAAAGCAGAGCTGCTGAGAGGAAAAGAATCATTATCAAGATGGAGCCAGAAGACATTCCTACAGATGAACTGAAAGACTTCAACATTATTAAAGTTACTGATAAAGATTGCAATGAATCCACTGACAATGATGAGTTAGAAGATGAACCTGAAGAGCCATTTTATAGATATTATGTCGAAGAAGATGTGAGTATTAAAAAGAGTGGTAGGAAAACTCTAAAACCTCGGATGTCAATAAATGCTGACGAAAGAGGTGGTTTAGAAAATATGAGGCCTCCTAACAACAGTAGTCCAGTACAAGAAGATACTGAAAATGCATCTTGTGAGCTGTGTGGACTCACAATAACCGAGGAGGACTTGTCATCTCATTACTTAGCCAAACACATCGAAAATATCTGTGCATGTGGTAAATGTGGACAAATACTTGTGAAGGGCAGACAGCTCCAGGAACATGCTCAGAGATGTGGAGAACCCCAAGATCTGACAATGAATGGGTTAGGAAATACTGAGGAGAAAATGGACATGGAAGAGAATCCTGATGAGCAGTCTGAAATAAGAGATATGTTTGTTGAAATGTTGGATGATTTTAGGGACAATCATTTCCAGATAAACAGTATCCAAAAAAAGCAGTTATTTAAACATTCTGCCTGCCCTTTTCGGTGTCCTAATTGTGGCCAGCGTTTTGAAACTGAAAATCTAGTGGTTGAACATATGTCTAGCTGCCTAGACCAAGATATGTTTAAGAGTGCCatcatggaagaaaatgaaagagatcaCAGACGAAAGCATTTCTGTAATCTCTGTGGAAAAGGATTTTATCAGCGATGTCACCTAAGAGAACACTATACTGTTCATACGAAGGAAAAACAGTTTGTGTGCCAGACATGTGGAAAGCAGTTTTTAAGAGAACGTCAGTTGCGACTGCACAATGATATGCACAAAGGCATGGCCAGGTATGTCTGTTCCATTTGTGATCAAGGCAACTTCAGAAAACATGACCATGTACGGCATATGATTTCTCATTTATCTGCTGGTGAGACTATATGCCAGGTCTGCTTTCAGATATTCCCAAATAATGAACAGTTGGAACAGCACATGGATGTTCACCTGTACACATGTGGAATATGTGGAGCAAAATTTAATTTGAGGAAAGATATGAGATCACATTATAATGCCaagcatttgaaaagaacataa